In Saccopteryx bilineata isolate mSacBil1 chromosome X, mSacBil1_pri_phased_curated, whole genome shotgun sequence, the genomic window taaaatttataaagcaaagttacagcaagttaaagcatataataataattacttaccaagtactttatgtcggatttttgctgtttggcagaataaatctttataaaacaacttactatagttaaatttatctttttatttctacttaggttgctccactaccgcccaccatgaaagctagaacgcccactagtgggcggtagagactaGGTTCACTACCACTGGGCTAAAGGCTGAATTACTCAACTGATCAGCTTAGTTTtgaaaacccattcattcattcatttattgagcaAGaagttattgagtgcctactaatGTGCTAGACACTATTCTAGGCTCTGTGGACACCACAGTACACAGAGCAGATAGAATTTTCTGGAGCTTGCATACTATATTAGtaaggaaaaatgaacaaaatatgtttttaagttaCAAAGTATGTTAGAAGGTTATAAATGAcatggggaaaagaaagcatAGGTGGTGTAGGGGTATTGATGTCTGTGGTGGGGTGGCCAGCGAAAGCTTCACGGCCATGGTGACTCCCAATGAAGGTTCTAACAGGAGTACATTGCACTGATATATGGGAAAGGAGTATCCAGGAGCATTTTATGTATCCAGAAAAGTGAATGTGAAATATTTAACACTGTAGTTTCTTTAGGTAAGTTACAAGTAAAGTTCACCGCAGGAGAAATAGAGCGCTATGGAAAATCTGTGCTGCTGAGTTACATTTAAATCACAAATTAGCACACAACGATAGCTATTTTTCAAGAATGCtgataatatacttttaaaagggGTCACTGTATTTGTCTAGGACAAGATCAAGATAAGGGCCTATCACTTGACCTAACGTTATCTTTTTGCCTGACTACCAGCCTTGATGATGATGTGTATCTTTGtctggcggggtgggggggcttgTTTCATCTTCTGCATTTGCATTTATAAGGGGAAAATTAGAATTGGACTGAAAAAGGAGGAATACTCAAAGACATCATTCAGTTTGTCCACATTAGAAACCACCAAGGCTGTTTGTTCAAGCTACTCTATTCAGGATAATATTGTATATGGACATCACTGGTGTCCCAGGTCCTTGGAAGGCAGTCTTGGTCTTGTTGCTGGGAAATGATTCAGCTGAAGGATCCTTAGAAGCACATTGGTCCGTGTCTTTAACATATCTCTCTTAGTCATGCTTGTGGTGAGACAAGAACAGATAGTGAACAGTCTGCCATTATTATGGAAGCACCATTAAAATGTGGTTGTTAATTGTATACTTAGTTTTATTTAtcactctttgttttgtttttttttaactttttttctttttctgaagctcgaaacggggagaaacagtcagacagactcccgcatgtgcccgaccgggatccacccggcacacccaccagggggcacgctctgcccaccagggggcgatgctctgcccctccagggcatcgctctgttgcaaccagagccactctagcacttggggcagaggccgaggagccatccccagcgcctgggccatctttgctccaatggagcctcgctgcaggaggggaagagagagacagagaggaaggagagggggaggggtggagaagcagatgggcgcttctcctgtgtgccctggcccggaattgaacccgggactcctgcacgccaggccgacgctctaccactgagccaaccagccagggccgatatcactctttgtttttattagaCTGTTACCCTTCTTCCAACTGTAATTAGAAACCCAGTAAGAGATAAAGcaagtatacaaaaaaaaaaagaaagaaggaaggagggaatcagggagggaatggagggaggagggaaggagggagggaagggagggaagagggaaggaaggaaggaaggaaggaaggaaggaaggaaggaaggaaggaaggaaggaaggaaggaaggagggagggagagagggaaggaaggaaggaaagaaggaaggaaggaagggggaaaggaaggaaggagctcaGTTGCTTTGAGTGTCactctgaagcacagagattgccagttcaatccctggctggggcacatgcaggaacagaccaatgttcctgtttctctctcccttcctctctctctgaaatcaataaatagaattaaaagaaacaagaaacatgAGGCATGATGTGCTATaacagaaatacatatattttaaatcctgttttTAGTGTAGATTAGCAGGTGAGATGTGAATTTGATGGGCATAGGATCCAATGCTCCCAGTTGTCAAAGTGTGCTCCAAGGTCCCCTACATCCGGGTTTCCCTCAGTGTAGATCGGAGATTGTAAGTGGGTCCAGAGTCCTACCCCACACCCTAGACTCCTGCTCATCCAGAGTAgtgccattttcatttgttttataaattgagTTTTTGTGGGAAGATTTGTGAAAAGGAAGTatctttaagttaaaaaatttttcaaagctCAGCTTTAGTAGAAAGCTTTGATGAGACAAAGAGTTCTGGGTAGAGATTTCAGTTCTACCCTTAGATAATGCTTGCTTCATCCATCACCAAAACAAGTCTCTCCATTGCGAGGGTGAATGAAAGAGATATGTAGCATGCCTGATGCCATGGCTGATGGCACGTTCCTGTTGAATCAGAAGAATGTGCATTGTTACTTTTATTGAATTAGAAGAGTGTGAATTggaagatattattttaaaaccttgGAAAAAGCCAGTTCACATATTTATTAAGGTGATGATTATTGATTTCATGTCTATTCTAAGTTTCTGCATGTAATTTTGCCTAAAAAGCTGTATTTGGCAACCATTAAATTATAAATGTGTGTATTTGGTTTTGCTTCCAACAAAATAGATCAGCCTGTCAGTTACATTTGATTCTGTGGtatttttcttccatctttctaAATCATAAAGAATTTGGAGATCCAGAGGAGGTAGTCCCAaaattttagggttttctgttgttgttagaggaggggagatttagagacagactcccacatgtgccctgaccatgttccacctggcaacctctgtctggggctgatgctcagaccaaccgagccagTGGCTactggagaagaagagagagagaagggtgagaaggagggggagagaagcagatgggtgcttctcctgtgtgccctgactggaatcgaacctaggacatttGCATGTCGGGTCAACACTATcctctgagtcaaccagccagggccccaaaatttTAGCTTTGCTGCATTGATATATCAGACCCCTTAGACTTTGGGGTGGCCACGCCCTCTAGCGATTACCTTAATATGTGAGCATCCACGCGTGTTTACCCTGGGTATCCATGCAAAGATGACCATTTGTTATATGTGGATGGTATGTCCCTGCATAGAGAAGGATATAagatccttctctttccttttctctttttcttctttccctctattCCTCCTTTTCTCACTTTCTTGTCTTCAAAGCCTCTAATTTATAAAAGGCCAATGAAACAGGTAAACCAGGGGTGGGAAACACAGGCAACTTGTTGAAGGGAGAGATTCCAGTTTTTCTGGCTGTACCTCAAGCCCCATTCAGACAgactttatttatacattaagaaaaatatctacGGTTTTACATGTTGACTAGTTTCCCTCTGGGTTTCCATTTGCCTTGAGCAAAATTTGCAGCAGTCTCGTGTCGATGGGGcaaatgtatttatgtattgGGGGCCAagccaaatgaaaaaaatgagacatgCACAGGCTCCTATAATAGGAACAGCATGAATTGAAACAGAGAGGTAATAGAAACCAGTGCAAGGTGGCTaagcaaaatgagaaagcaaattGCCTGAAATATGAATTGCATGATGACTATTGTAATGCTCCTATTATTTTCTGAAACTTCAGGATGACTTGATACCAGAGGATTACTGTGTCCGTTCAGGGTGCAATCTGTAAGAAATGAACTAAAGCAGGCGAACACTGAAAATGTTCAAATACCATCATTTGTTGCCAGGCTCCCAACCACCACTTTTCTGATTGCAAAGGAAGTTCTGTGGCCCCGTCCACTGTTTGCCTGTAGTTCTTTGGATTAACTTCTTTAAACTGAAACAACTTTGTAAGGAGGCTTGAAAATAAGAAGTTCaggggcttttttcttttcttttccataggCAAGGGAAGGTGATGTCCCACCTTCCTTTGCCTATGGAATGCAAGACAAAATTCAgacttgaaattttctttttttgagtgatCTGTTCATGGTTTAGTTTCTAAATAGATATTactgttataattattattacccGATGATAATTCAAGTtaaattatgcatttatttgatGGAAGAAATATTAGTATTAACAACAAATCAAGTGTTGAACTTGATCCTAGAGATGTGAACCCTTTtgtgagaacatttttttttgcagtttaaaAGGTCTTACATTTATTACTGATCCAGAtcctattgcaaaaaaaaaaaaattatcatagagAAAACTCATTTCCCCAACAATCTCCCAATTAAAACAGCCAACTGTCCGACAGCAGTGCTCTTTCCAGTGATTTATGAGGTATAGGCAACGTGAACACAGCATAAATGTGAGCCATCTCATGTGTGGTTCCTTACAGACCCAGTTTGGTTCTCCTCCAGTGCCTCCTCTTAGAGTTGTGCCTGATTTTATTACTAGTTTTCATCCGAATCCATTGGGGAATGCGCcgattctgcttttgttttttgtttgtttgtttgtttgtttgtttgttttttggccaGGAACCTCTTGATCCTGAAAGTCTTGTGAGAAGACATGGTGAGGAAGAAACAACCACATGTACCATGATGgcggagagaaaaaaaaaaaggaaaacgtATTTTTGAGTAATAATACTGGAGGGAAATTAATAGAACTGTGGAATATTGCACTTTGCATTTGCAAAATAACCTGACGCTGGTAGTACTTACTGTTCATGTGACTGAGGTGAACAGTCATTATCACTAGCCCTCCCCTTTCCACTTTAAGGACCAGTATATTCTAGCCTTGTCAGTGATTATAATCATTCCACTGTAACATGTAACACTGATCACACTTTTAACGTGTCAAATCATCACCACCCACAATTAGAGAAGGGATAGGGAAAACTATAGAAACATTAAACTTAAAGTTTCTCAGTTGTGTTAGTTGAATCAGAAAGCTAGAATGCTTtcttctaaggcagtggttctcaaagtgtgagccagaGTGCACTGGCGcgtcctagaagatttccaggtgcaccctatggtattccagagacaggtgtgcctgttggggaccaaaaaaccaacagagtttttggagtttagattttggggggatagaggtgtggggaagtggctgtaagctgacagtctgcccaaccccccacctcacttgcctgattaggttgcaaaaggctgttaagctgtggtgctagattgtttacactaccccccatgttccccagaaagactggaggcaagtttcttctatccttttgtttggtgtaaagttaagatgatatgtatggtgggggttttctgcactcaacacaattaaaagtaaaaagagaagaatgcttcaatgtattgatgaggaaatgagagtttgcctttcaaatatatgcccaaacattgaagaaatcaataagacacatcaggctcatgtttctcctAAACACAGGAATGAAAAAACTGAACACATTTGCGCCGGGACATGCCAAAATtaataaatcttactaagaatgtatctatatatataaaaagataacatttttgttgttttcttatttttatttatttatttatttatttatttttctgaagctggaaacggggagagacagtcagacagactcccgcatgcgccagatccgggatccaccaggcacgcccaccagcggcaacgctctgcccaccagggggcgatgctctgcccctctggggcgtcgctctgccgcgaccagagccactctagcacctggggcagaggccaaggaaccatccccagcgcccgggccatctttgttccaatggagccttggctgcgggaggggaagagagagacagagaggaaggagggggggtttcttattttttaacctctatcttttacaaattctaaaaagcataactcaaaaacataaaaatgtttttaaatgtcagaataaatttaattttgttgtatttattttattttattaccataaaagcgtgcttggactttattttttttctttaataattgacttaattattataacatattcctcagaaatttgtatatagtgcacctacagttatttgtaggattttaaatgtgtcccgacttcaaaaagtttgagaaccattgttctAAGGTTTCAAACACAAAAGAATATTCAAAAAACAACATcagctatattttttttcttttctgaagcaaaGATTGGATTAGAAATATTGTGTTTTAATACTCCTCTAaaccctcttttttctttgttatttaaacATGGATGTTGCTTTTACCTGTTTTCCATTTCTAATctggagttttatttattttttattaagttagggaagggaaggcagagagaatgtctcccacatgcaccctgaccagaatctaccaggcaagccccctatagggcaatgctctgctcatctgttgcttggcaaatgagctacttttagcacctgaggtagaggctacagagccatcctcagtgcctggggccaactccctcaaaccaattgagccatgcctgcgggagaagagagagagagagaaaagggggagggggagggtggaaaatcagatggtcatttctcccatgtgccctgtctgggactCGAACTAGACATCCACACATAATGCCTActctctacaactgagccaaatggccagggctgataGTCTTCTAAAATTGAGCAGTAAATAGGTTATacggtaagaaaaaaaatgtacaaaaattaataaggaaTTTTCTATGTCTGCAGTGATCCCTTATGATTCCTGTTCCTCTTCTTCCATAAAGAAGTTTTAGTATCTGTTCAGTGCCCTCTCTGTGGCAATGCAGAGATTTTATGGTAtattcacacacaaaataattaaaaatcaagttTGGAAAATGACTATTTTCCTATTCTTATTGGAAGGACTTCTCTATTTTATAGGGCACCAGAACATTAAGGTATTTCTAACATAAAATTGTCATAGTATTGTTTCAGAAAAGAATTAGTGCCTAGTGTAGCACTGATACTAAGGACTCAGGACATTAAAATTGTTATTGATAATATTTCAATATACTTTTGGtaagtgttgtgtgtgtgtgtttccaagaGATAAATCACTttctaacaacaacaacgaaGTCTGTTATTTTTGTGATCTATTTAGACCACAAATTGTTAAACCACGTAAGGGGCTATATGTTTGAGCATTACCTCTGAAGAAACCAACCTTGCCTATTTAGCCAAGCACCAAAGAGTTTCCATTGACACAAGACACTCAGTGCTAAACCTGAGAATGTCCCCAGCAAACTAGAACAAACTGGTCaacctcaaaattatttttcaagttgAGAATGCATTGTTTGTAGGGAAATATGAGCTTTTGGATGATTTCTTACGTTAAAACCTAAGAATCCAACAAAGGATCTGTCCTTTGACTTGAAATacataatatcatatatatttagcATCGAAGGATAAAAAGagaagtataaaaaattattttcattaaaggCTACAACTTTAATTTCAAATTGTATTAGTAGAGATTTTATTACTAATTCATTTAGTATTTATGGGTGCACTATGGTTGTCAGTTATCCTTTCTGACATCATTTATAAGATGACTGAATAGGAGCACATTTTCTAAGTTGAACTATTTAGAATAGCATTATGCAATTTTTTAATAGCTAGAAAGTGGAAGAGAGTGTACTGGATGAGCAATTAACCTCTGAATCATGTTATGTACTAGAAAATTAGAATTGCATTTGCAGTGGTTTGGAAACAAATTTAAGGATAAAGTATTTAGTAGAACTTCATACCATGACTCATTTTGTATATGTCAAAGATCAAAGTACACTATGCAAAGCATAGCGTTACTAggcaataaaaaattgaaataatgcaAGTAGCATAAGATATAGATGTTATCATAGCCCTTAGCATGCAACCAAACATGT contains:
- the LOC136316995 gene encoding large ribosomal subunit protein eL39-like, whose protein sequence is MSSHKTFRIKRFLAKKQKQNRRIPQWIRMKTSNKIRHNSKRRHWRRTKLGL